A DNA window from Helianthus annuus cultivar XRQ/B chromosome 15, HanXRQr2.0-SUNRISE, whole genome shotgun sequence contains the following coding sequences:
- the LOC110895629 gene encoding serine/threonine-protein kinase-like protein ACR4, whose amino-acid sequence MKYGETIVYDLVLALLSLAIILFIILFVLIILKKKRKNTNSNATVYDQKSDQESPSIKPCASPYSLVDIDVATDGFNERRIIGKGRLGTVYAAVLAGGELVAVKRIYPRFVLRNAGLVGGLGFSSVLKWLSLANHPNVLPILGFSEGPGERIVVMEFMGMMSLDFYLHQNLDGASLLDWGRRLRVAAGVARGLEYLHEMVAPPIVHGCVKPSNILIDVKFSAKVCDYGLSFLAPDEKEGVMGYVDREYWVEPKGGSKESDVYGLGVVLLELLSGRRCEGGLIVKWSLPLIKEMKIDELLDPRLMVPTDIKPLVRLAKVASACVSNSRKNRPLIGQVVAILNDLQDEVMLWSNGSF is encoded by the coding sequence ATGAAGTATGGTGAAACCATCGTGTATGATCTTGTTCTTGCTCTTCTTTCATTAGCAATCATCTTGTTCATCATCTTATTCGTCCTCATCATattgaagaagaagaggaagaacacGAATTCAAATGCGACCGTCTACGATCAAAAATCCGATCAAGAAAGCCCGTCCATAAAGCCTTGTGCATCACCCTATAGTTTGGTGGATATCGATGTTGCAACCGACGGATTTAACGAAAGAAGAATCATTGGAAAAGGGCGGTTAGGGACCGTTTATGCAGCCGTGTTGGCCGGAGGGGAACTAGTCGCGGTTAAACGAATTTACCCGCGTTTCGTTTTAAGAAACGCTGGTTTAGTGGGAGGGTTAGGGTTTTCCTCCGTACTAAAGTGGTTATCTTTAGCTAATCACCCTAATGTGTTACCCATATTAGGGTTTTCGGAGGGTCCCGGGGAAAGAATTGTGGTAATGGAGTTTATGGGCATGATGAGTTTGGACTTCTACCTACACCAAAACCTCGATGGCGCATCGTTATTGGATTGGGGCCGACGGTTGAGGGTCGCGGCGGGTGTGGCTCGAGGGTTAGAGTACTTGCATGAAATGGTGGCACCACCTATTGTGCATGGTTGTGTGAAGCCTTCAAATATTTTAATAGATGTGAAGTTTAGTGCCAAAGTTTGTGATTATGGTCTATCTTTTTTAGCACCTGATGAGAAAGAAGGGGTCATGGGCTATGTTGATAGAGAATATTGGGTTGAACCAAAAGGTGGTTCTAAAGAAAGTGATGTGTATGGTTTAGGGGTGGTTTTGTTGGAGTTGTTGAGTGGTAGGAGATGTGAAGGGGGGTTGATTGTGAAGTGGAGTTTGCCATTGATTAAAGAAATGaaaattgatgagcttttggaccCAAGGTTAATGGTGCCTACTGATATTAAGCCTCTTGTTAGATTGGCTAAAGTGGCTAGTGCTTGTGTGAGTAACTCTAGGAAGAACCGGCCTTTGATTGGTCAAGTTGTGGCTATTTTGAATGACTTACAAGATGAAGTAATGCTTTGGAGTAACGGTTCGTTTTAG